In a single window of the Zea mays cultivar B73 chromosome 5, Zm-B73-REFERENCE-NAM-5.0, whole genome shotgun sequence genome:
- the LOC100272952 gene encoding Serine/threonine receptor-like kinase NFP, with amino-acid sequence MVAHANNLSTAAAPATGQPLLVPLQCGCPSGSPNSYAPMQYQIASGDTYWIISTTKLQNLTQYQAVERVNPTLVPTNLDVGTMVTFPIFCQCPAAADNATALVTYVMQPGDTYSTIAAAFSVDAQSLVSLNGPEPRTQQFAEILVPLRRQVPGWLPPIVLRNNASATPAAPPPSASPNATVVRNDRNGVVTGLAVGLGVVGALWLLQMLLLACLCRRLRANGRRGDAVLSGDGVEGGVFAKGSSAAAAGGGERFLVSDMSEWLDKYRVFTVEELERGTGGFDDAHLVNGSVYKANIDGLVFAVKKMKWDACEELKILQKVNHSNLVKLEGFCIDSATGDCYLVYEYVENGSLDLWLLDRDHARRLNWRARLHIALDLAHGLQYIHEHTWPRVVHKDMKSSNVLLDARMRAKIANFGLAKTGHNAITTHIVGTQGYIAPEYLADGLVTTKIDVFAYGVVLLELVSGREAADESGEPLWADAEDRVFRGRDERLEARVAAWMDPALAEQTCPLGSVATVVSVARACLHKDPSKRPSMVDVAYTLSKADEHFADYSGESVSVDGSGEIAAR; translated from the exons ATGGTCGCGCACGCCAACAACCTCTCCACCGCTGCAGCCCCGGCCACCGGGCAGCCGCTGCTCGTGCCGCTCCAGTGCGGCTGCCCCTCCGGGTCCCCCAACTCGTACGCGCCGATGCAGTACCAGATCGCGTCGGGCGACACCTACTGGATCATCTCCACCACCAAGCTGCAGAACCTCACGCAGTACCAGGCCGTGGAGCGCGTCAACCCCACGCTGGTGCCCACCAACCTCGACGTCGGCACCATGGTCACATTCCCCATCTTCTGCCAGTGCCCGGCCGCCGCCGACAACGCCACCGCGCTCGTCACCTACGTCATGCAGCCCGGAGACACCTACTCGACCATCGCCGCCGCCTTCTCCGTCGACGCCCAGTCGCTCGTCTCCCTCAACGGGCCCGAGCCGAGGACGCAGCAGTTCGCCGAGATACTCGTGCCGCTCCGCCGCCAGGTGCCGGGTTGGCTGCCCCCAATCGTGCTCCGAAACAACGCCTCCGCGACGCCAGCGGCCCCGCCGCCCTCGGCTTCTCCCAACGCGACCGTCGTGAGAAACGACCGGAACGGGGTCGTCACCGGGCTTGCCGTCGGGCTGGGCGTCGTCGGCGCGCTCTGGCTGCTGCAGATGCTGCTGCTGGCCTGCTTGTGCAGACGGCTCAGGGCGAATGGACGACGAGGTGACGCAGTGCTAAGCGGCGACGGCGTCGAGGGCGGCGTGTTCGCTAAGGGTTCGTCCGCCGCTGCTGCCGGCGGCGGGGAGAGGTTCCTGGTCAGCGACATGTCTGAGTGGCTGGACAAGTACAGGGTGTTCACGGTGGAGGAGCTGGAGCGCGGCACCGGGGGGTTCGACGACGCACACCTCGTCAACGGCAGCGTGTACAAGGCCAACATCGACGGCCTGGTGTTCGCCGTGAAGAAGATGAAGTGGGACGCCTGCGAAGAGCTCAAGATCCTGCAAAAG GTTAAccacagcaacctggtgaagctgGAAGGGTTCTGCATCGACTCGGCGACGGGCGACTGCTACCTGGTGTACGAATACGTGGAGAACGGATCGCTTGACCTGTGGCTGCTGGACCGCGACCACGCGCGGCGCCTGAACTGGCGCGCGCGCCTCCACATCGCGCTGGACCTCGCCCACGGCCTGCAGTACATCCACGAGCACACctggccgcgcgtggtgcacaaggACATGAAGAGCAGCAACGTCCTCCTGGACGCCCGCATGCGCGCCAAGATCGCCAACTTCGGCCTCGCCAAGACGGGCCACAACGCCATCACCACGCACATCGTCGGCACCCAGGGGTACATCGCCCCCGAGTACCTCGCCGACGGCCTCGTCACCACCAAGATCGACGTGTTCGCCTACGGGGTCGTCCTGCTGGAGCTGGTGTCCGGGCGCGAGGCCGCGGACGAGAGCGGGGAGCCGCTGTGGGCGGACGCCGAGGACAGGGTGTTCCGGGGCCGCGACGAGAGGCTGGAGGCCCGCGTCGCGGCGTGGATGGACCCGGCGCTCGCGGAGCAGACGTGCCCGCTGGGAAGCGTGGCGACCGTGGTGAGCGTGGCGAGGGCGTGCCTGCACAAGGACCCGTCCAAGCGACCCAGCATGGTGGACGTAGCCTACACGCTGTCCAAGGCGGACGAGCACTTCGCCGACTACTCCGGTGAGAGCGTGTCGGTTGACGGCAGCGGCGAGATCGCTGCTCGGTGA